GATTGAGTTGTCCAAGCCTTTACTCAGGGTTTGAACGAGCAACGTTCGGAAACATCACATCAACTAAAGTagaatttgattgaatatccagCGGTGACCTGGGCCGATGTGCATAATCGATGCCAGTCAAAGGTCAGAGTCGAGGATGATCAGTTGGGAGCCCCTTCCGGTTCTGCTTACCTGAATAGATCCGAAGGCAGGATTCAAAGAAACATCGACAAAGAGCCTCGATCGAACAGAGATCAGTACCAACCATATAGTACAGCTCGTAGAAGCAACGGACCGGGACGTAATTCTGTTCGAAATGTTCGAAGGAATGATTGAGGTCAAAATTCCCGAGGGCTCATGAGTAAGAGTGGCGTCGATAAACATGTCGAGCCTAAAGAAGCACCACggttatcggaatacaacttgaGCGTCGATGCTTCAGATATTGTGTAAGCCATTGGGACGAATCAAGTATACTAGATGTCCCAGACCCCTACAGACCGATCCAGctcaaaggaatccaaatcaAATGTGCAAGTACCATGGAACCCATAGTCACAGAATCGAAGATTACATACAGTTAAGGGAGGAAGTAGCTCGTTTTCTCAacgagggtcaccttcgagaGTTCTTGAGTGACCGAGCTAGAAATCATTTCAAAGATAGGGACGCAAACAGGAAAAACGAACAGGAAGAACTGCAGCACAtgattcatatgatcgttggtgAGGTCGATATTTCTCAAGGCCCGATATTCAAACGCACCAAAGTGACGATCACAAGGGAGAGTACTCGGGATTACTTACTAGAGGACACCTTATCTTTCAACTCTGAGGATGCAGAAGGAATAGAACaacctcacaacgacgcactggtaatatctatccttatgaataaaattcaagttaaacgtgtgttggttgatccaggtagctcggcaaaTATTATCCGATCAAGAGTCGTAGAGCAACTTGGCCTCGAGGATCAATTTGTGCCTGCAGCTCGGGTGCTCAACGATtttaacatggcaagtgaaaccaccaaaggggaaatcatgtTGCTAGTAAACGTGGCCGGAAC
This genomic stretch from Nicotiana sylvestris chromosome 9, ASM39365v2, whole genome shotgun sequence harbors:
- the LOC138878588 gene encoding uncharacterized protein; this translates as MCKYHGTHSHRIEDYIQLREEVARFLNEGHLREFLSDRARNHFKDRDANRKNEQEELQHMIHMIVGEVDISQGPIFKRTKVTITRESTRDYLLEDTLSFNSEDAEGIEQPHNDALVISILMNKIQVKRVLVDPGSSANIIRSRVVEQLGLEDQFVPAARVLNDFNMASETTKGEIMLLVNVAGTI